Within Telopea speciosissima isolate NSW1024214 ecotype Mountain lineage chromosome 8, Tspe_v1, whole genome shotgun sequence, the genomic segment TTGGGCATAGGGACCACGCCGCCTTTcaggaaccctctcccaatatTAATTTAAAGTAAGAGCTTTGAAAAACCAATTTGGATCGTCTACGGTGCAGCTGCCCGTCCTGTCTGTGCTGCGTAGACACAGGGCCgcatgcaaagaccgccttacctctGCCTGAGCGCCTTactcgagtgggggtaaggcggtctttgcacatGGTCCTATATCTACGCAGCAAAGACAGGACGGACAGctgcgccgtagacgatctgcatCCTTGAAAAACTACAATTTTGAATCAATAATCATATTCcacaaaaaatatgaaaaatccAACATCACCTTGTCATGGTGGGAGAAATAGTTGTTTGAAATAGTGATGCCGGTGGAGCCAAGTGTAACATCGATGAGACCATCAGTGCAACTAGAGAGGGTACAATGATCGACCCAAATCTTGCTTGAACTCATGATTGTGATACCATCACCGTCCGATTTCGCCGGAACACAATCATGAATATGAACATTATGGATGATCACATTACTAACTTGATCTAAAATGAGACACCCAGCACCAACAATATGAACAATAGCACCACGACCATCTATCGTCTTGAAGCTACTCATCATAAGCTTCTCTTTAAGCTTTATAGTCATGTCGCCGGAAAAAATGATCCATAAGGGTTGATTTAAGGACACCCCATAACGTAATGTCCCCGGCTTCAATCCGGCGTCGGAGGAGTCAGTAACAATATAAGTCATACCACCCTTTCCGCCGCCCGCATTCCGGCCAAAACCAATACCACAATCAGCTAAATTCTGCCTATTTGATGCCCAATTGGGGTTGCACCGCCAGCAATCGTCGATTGGGTTTCCGGTCGGGCACGCAACCGTCTGATCTTTCTCATGGAAACCCATAAGCTGTCTTCTTGATAAGGACTCCTTAAACCTCCATTGTAATTCTTGAACAACTGATTCAGGGTTTGGGTGTTCATGAGGAAGAGTAAAGTTGAGAGTTGCAGtagtaagagaagaaagaaaggttaAGAGACAAATGAAGAGAATGCATAGCAGCATCTTGAATGTGATGGTGAAGAGGGGTTTTTAGtgatttttccttcttgttCAATGCTCTGTTGAGATGCATAGCTAGTTTATGAAGTTAAGATTTATAccaagtgtgtgtgtgtgtgggtgtacATATATCACAAGATCTTGTTTTGAGTCTTTAATGGAAGAAGAATCAGAAATTCTTATTAAATAATCTGTTACTTTCTGTTTAGGATTTTGGGTTTCTGTTTATTTTAGCAGCAAGCAAGAGAAAGACCCAGTGGTGATGGAGACGCCATGAgagtggagaagagaagagaagagaatctctctctctctctctctctgaggatCTCTCATGGCAGTTACATTCCTGTCTTGCATGCTAATCAAGgataaagggaaagaagaaaaggaggttTCATAGGTTCATCTGACGggttcagatcctctacggcgcgcTGCCCGTAACGATCTGAGCAGAGCAGACCGAGCCGTGTAcgcaaagaccaccttacccttgcccaaacgccttgctcgagctggggtaaggtggtcattgcgtgcGTGGCCCAGTCTGCGCCGCACAGGCTGCTACGCGCAACTGTGCCATAGAGGATCTGTGATGTTATCTGATGAGTCAGGCTCTTTGCCAAAATATTTCCAATTCAAATCCTCTACGGTGCGTTGCCGGTAGCAGCCCAGACTTAGTCGCacgcgcaatgaccgccttacctctgTCCAAACATCTTGCATGAATGAGGGTAAGACAGTCATTACACGTGTGGTCTAGTCTGCACCACACAGGCCACTACGGGCAACACACCGTAGAAGAACTGGAACCAAATATTTCTCTACGGTAATGTCTACTTTTCCCTACTTTTTTAAATCTTTGTTCATTAATCTtcataaagaaaaaaacaaagacctTTATTCATTGAGTCATAAAAGTAAAGAATATCTGAGATTCGGTGAAACTTGAAAGCTTTATTAGTTAGTCTTATGAACTTATCCAATGGAACTATGAATCACTTCAAGATGAAGTAGCCGCAAAACAGAGAAGTTGGAGTGGGCAGCACTTTTTGCATGCTGTGAATGGGgttgtgggaaaaaaaaaatttgctggaATAATTCAGTTCCCTGGTTCACAAATatccctcctaggttttagtatttttgaaaataacttTCAAGATTCTATTTCTTTGGCTGTGAGAGTCCGGGTAATAGGAAAATTCTTACAATGAAACGGATTTGAATCACATCAAGACAAGAACTTAAATATTCATATATAGACCAAATAAGACGCATGTGGTCCAATCTTTGAGCCTATACTATAACATCCAGACTCAATTCTTAAGGATGACTTTA encodes:
- the LOC122671920 gene encoding probable pectate lyase 12, with protein sequence MLLCILFICLLTFLSSLTTATLNFTLPHEHPNPESVVQELQWRFKESLSRRQLMGFHEKDQTVACPTGNPIDDCWRCNPNWASNRQNLADCGIGFGRNAGGGKGGMTYIVTDSSDAGLKPGTLRYGVSLNQPLWIIFSGDMTIKLKEKLMMSSFKTIDGRGAIVHIVGAGCLILDQVSNVIIHNVHIHDCVPAKSDGDGITIMSSSKIWVDHCTLSSCTDGLIDVTLGSTGITISNNYFSHHDKVMLLGHNDNFVADSGMQVTVALNHFGEGLGQRMPRCRHGYFHIVNNDYTHWGIYAVGGSANPTINSQGNRYTAPGEPECERGNKEIGHTRE